A genomic window from Microbacterium sp. H1-D42 includes:
- a CDS encoding FMN-binding protein — MSPVRTGTALLSVAGALLLAGCSGAADADTRQADPAPTSTDATAPYADGTYTAEGSYQTPETVETISVTMTLSDDVVTAVEVVGDPVAPESIRFQGQFTAGIADVVVGKKLDELEVDRVAGSSLTSGGFDQAVVRIKDEAAAAAATE; from the coding sequence TTGAGTCCTGTCCGCACGGGCACGGCGCTGCTGAGCGTCGCCGGCGCCCTGCTGCTCGCCGGCTGCTCCGGTGCAGCCGACGCCGACACCCGTCAGGCTGATCCGGCACCGACCTCGACCGATGCCACCGCACCCTACGCAGACGGCACCTACACCGCTGAGGGGTCGTATCAGACGCCCGAGACGGTGGAGACGATCTCGGTGACCATGACGCTGAGCGACGACGTCGTGACGGCTGTCGAGGTCGTCGGCGACCCGGTCGCGCCCGAGAGCATCCGCTTTCAGGGACAGTTCACCGCGGGCATCGCCGATGTCGTCGTGGGCAAGAAGCTCGATGAACTCGAAGTCGACCGCGTGGCCGGCTCCTCGCTGACCAGCGGTGGGTTCGATCAGGCCGTCGTACGGATCAAGGACGAAGCGGCGGCCGCTGCCGCGACGGAGTAA
- a CDS encoding FAD:protein FMN transferase, translating to MPVWRFDAIGTLWEIETEAPLSSGLRDGVTITIARFDQEWSRFRPDSLVSALRGGGTIDAPRDAVPMLDAYRDLARATNGAVNPLVGAGLEALGYDPALTLRDGVPEAAPSGWERMLTWSSSAVSVHAPAVIDVGALGKGRLVDLVVDVLSDVPGRVIVDASGDLRVRGGTARVALEHPYDPTSAIGIAEVTQRALCASAVNRRAWGDGLHHVLDARTGLPVRTWAATWALAEDAMRADAVATALFFDGGAELARRWGVDWVRMATDGRVERSQGFAGELFLS from the coding sequence ATGCCGGTGTGGCGCTTCGACGCGATCGGCACCCTCTGGGAGATCGAGACCGAGGCGCCGCTGTCGTCCGGCCTGCGTGACGGTGTGACGATCACGATCGCGCGCTTCGACCAGGAGTGGTCGCGCTTTCGGCCCGACTCGCTGGTGTCGGCGCTGCGCGGTGGCGGGACGATCGATGCGCCGCGGGATGCCGTGCCGATGCTCGATGCGTACCGCGACCTGGCCAGGGCGACGAACGGGGCGGTGAATCCGCTGGTCGGCGCAGGTCTCGAGGCGCTGGGCTACGACCCGGCACTCACCCTGCGAGATGGTGTGCCCGAGGCGGCGCCGTCGGGGTGGGAGCGGATGCTGACGTGGAGCAGCTCTGCGGTGTCGGTGCACGCACCCGCAGTGATCGACGTCGGTGCGCTCGGCAAGGGGCGCCTCGTCGACCTGGTTGTGGATGTGCTCTCCGACGTGCCGGGACGGGTGATCGTCGACGCGTCAGGCGACCTGCGCGTGCGCGGTGGCACGGCGCGCGTCGCGCTCGAGCACCCGTACGACCCGACTTCGGCGATCGGCATCGCGGAGGTGACCCAGCGCGCGCTGTGCGCTTCTGCGGTGAACAGACGTGCCTGGGGTGACGGGCTGCACCATGTGCTGGATGCGCGCACTGGACTGCCGGTGCGCACGTGGGCGGCGACCTGGGCGCTCGCCGAAGACGCGATGCGAGCGGATGCCGTCGCGACGGCGCTGTTCTTCGATGGGGGAGCGGAGCTGGCCCGGCGTTGGGGCGTCGACTGGGTGCGAATGGCGACGGACGGGCGCGTGGAGCGGTCCCAAGGGTTCGCAGGCGAGCTCTTCCTCTCGTAG
- a CDS encoding flavodoxin reductase: protein MALRQRVLAVLGALSMYRLVLFALIALAVIAIGLSFTGLVGPSAASILASFLVLAVVISLVDAAAQRLLRLPWRIESSLVTALILLFVLQPSLTLTGLAGNALAGALAALSKYVIAWRGRHILNPAAFGAAVVTIFGLGTFSAWWVGAPAMAIPVAVLGLVVLWRTEKVRVVLVFLLVAVGVSVVRQAVQAQSAGLAFAVSDAALFALTQTPYLFLGAFMLSEPLTLPPRRWQQFSVAGLVGVVAGWPILVGGMFTLGQERALLIGNLLAFAFAVRGSVRLVLTRREFVTPTAQELTFRTKGRLSFVAGQYLELEVPHRNPDARGTRREFSIVSAPADLPTLRIAYKDGDQKHPSSYKRALKAAEPGAVLPVTGTWGDFVLPRGTAPVLMVAAGIGVTPFVSQLRQLRATGVERDIVLVYVAAAASELAFRAELEETGVPTIVFTRDQPADLPEQWTWARGIRLDADGLERVVPDLAMRHAYISGPPRLIADLAPALQKARGLTTDAFAGY, encoded by the coding sequence ATGGCGCTGAGGCAGCGAGTTCTCGCGGTGCTCGGCGCCCTCTCGATGTACCGACTCGTGCTGTTCGCGCTCATCGCGCTGGCGGTGATCGCGATCGGCCTGTCATTCACCGGGCTGGTCGGGCCGTCGGCGGCCTCGATCCTGGCATCCTTCCTCGTGCTCGCCGTCGTCATCTCGCTCGTCGACGCCGCCGCACAGCGCCTGCTGCGCCTGCCCTGGCGCATCGAGTCATCACTGGTCACCGCCCTGATCCTGCTGTTCGTGCTGCAGCCGTCGCTCACCCTCACAGGTCTCGCCGGCAACGCGCTCGCCGGAGCGCTGGCTGCGTTGTCGAAGTACGTGATCGCCTGGCGCGGGAGGCACATCCTGAACCCGGCCGCCTTCGGCGCGGCGGTGGTGACGATCTTCGGGCTCGGCACCTTCTCGGCATGGTGGGTGGGCGCGCCCGCGATGGCGATCCCGGTGGCCGTGCTGGGACTGGTGGTGCTGTGGCGCACCGAGAAGGTGCGGGTCGTGCTGGTGTTCCTGCTGGTCGCCGTCGGCGTCTCGGTGGTGCGTCAGGCCGTGCAGGCACAGTCAGCGGGCCTTGCGTTCGCCGTGTCGGATGCTGCGCTGTTCGCTCTCACGCAGACGCCATACCTGTTCTTGGGCGCTTTCATGCTCTCGGAGCCCCTCACCCTCCCGCCGCGGCGCTGGCAGCAGTTCAGCGTGGCCGGGCTGGTCGGCGTGGTCGCGGGCTGGCCGATCCTCGTCGGTGGGATGTTCACGCTCGGCCAGGAGCGCGCGCTGCTGATCGGCAACCTGCTGGCGTTCGCCTTCGCGGTGCGCGGCTCCGTGCGGCTGGTCCTCACCCGCCGCGAGTTCGTCACCCCGACCGCACAGGAGCTCACCTTCCGCACCAAGGGCAGGCTCTCGTTCGTGGCTGGGCAGTACCTCGAGCTCGAGGTGCCGCACCGCAACCCCGATGCCCGCGGCACGCGCCGCGAGTTCAGCATCGTCTCGGCGCCGGCCGACCTGCCGACGCTGCGCATCGCCTACAAGGACGGCGATCAGAAGCATCCATCCAGCTACAAGCGGGCGCTGAAGGCCGCCGAGCCAGGGGCCGTGCTGCCGGTGACGGGCACCTGGGGAGACTTCGTGCTGCCGCGGGGCACCGCACCGGTGCTGATGGTCGCCGCCGGCATCGGGGTGACCCCCTTCGTCTCACAGCTGCGCCAGCTGCGGGCCACAGGAGTCGAGCGAGACATCGTGCTGGTGTACGTCGCCGCCGCGGCATCCGAACTCGCCTTCCGCGCCGAGCTGGAGGAGACCGGCGTGCCCACGATCGTGTTCACGCGCGACCAGCCGGCGGATCTTCCGGAGCAGTGGACGTGGGCCCGTGGCATCCGACTCGATGCCGACGGCCTGGAGCGGGTCGTGCCCGACCTCGCGATGCGCCACGCCTACATCTCGGGCCCGCCGCGGCTCATCGCCGACCTCGCGCCGGCGCTGCAGAAGGCGCGGGGTCTGACGACGGACGCGTTCGCCGGTTACTGA
- a CDS encoding ATP-binding protein codes for MLARPLSLQARLMAAVIGFVSLILVIVAIITSATLGNTLEIRLQEQVNAAASETVPLVTKRAQTAAVFGEPLTAEYAMDGQQVAGNSLLLVLAPPNTPPSGIIVTPDERTALSAEDLLILTSALHDSRNATVILPDFGSYRVTADRTSNDVVVITGLPRADVQRTMTSLFTTVALATLGGLILLAITTALTISMGLRPLRAVAATATRVASQPLDRGKVTITERVPEYEADPRTEVGRVGVALNTLLDHVDTSLAARQRNEDRMRRFVADASHELRTPLASIRGYSELSLRALGQGHGADALEHTTSALERIQAQSLRMTRLVEDLLLLARLDEGTELVHGTVDLSQLAVEALADAQPTGPDHIWKLEAPEEPVTVPGDTGRLHQVVANLLANARTHTPAGTTITLTVAAVDGGAELRVHDDGPGIDPAVRDELFARFARGDVSRARQSGGTGLGLAIAKAIVEGHGGSISVASEPGDTTFTVHLPAAEPAPATPPAAPAQ; via the coding sequence ATGCTCGCCCGTCCGCTGAGCCTGCAGGCCCGGCTGATGGCCGCGGTGATCGGGTTCGTCAGTCTCATTCTCGTGATCGTCGCGATCATCACCAGCGCCACGCTCGGCAACACCCTGGAGATCCGGCTGCAGGAGCAGGTCAATGCCGCAGCTTCCGAGACCGTGCCGCTCGTCACCAAGCGCGCGCAGACCGCGGCAGTGTTCGGAGAGCCGCTGACTGCCGAATACGCAATGGACGGTCAGCAGGTGGCTGGCAACAGCCTGTTGCTGGTGCTGGCCCCGCCGAACACCCCGCCGTCTGGCATCATCGTGACCCCGGACGAGCGCACCGCGCTCTCGGCCGAGGATCTGCTGATCCTGACCTCGGCGCTGCACGACTCGCGCAATGCCACCGTCATCCTGCCTGACTTCGGGTCGTACCGGGTCACGGCCGATCGGACCAGCAACGATGTGGTCGTGATCACCGGGCTTCCCAGGGCAGATGTGCAGCGCACCATGACCTCGCTGTTCACCACCGTCGCTCTCGCGACACTGGGTGGCCTGATCCTGCTCGCGATCACGACGGCGCTCACCATCAGCATGGGGCTGCGGCCGCTGCGCGCTGTCGCCGCGACGGCGACGCGCGTCGCGAGTCAGCCGCTGGATCGCGGCAAGGTGACCATCACCGAGCGCGTGCCCGAGTACGAGGCCGATCCTCGCACCGAGGTGGGCAGAGTCGGTGTCGCACTGAACACGCTGCTCGATCACGTCGACACGTCTCTGGCTGCTCGCCAGCGCAATGAGGACCGGATGCGACGGTTCGTCGCCGACGCCAGCCATGAGTTGCGCACTCCGCTGGCATCTATCCGCGGCTACTCCGAGCTGTCGCTGCGGGCGCTGGGGCAGGGCCATGGGGCGGATGCCCTCGAGCACACCACCTCGGCACTGGAGCGCATCCAGGCCCAGTCGCTGCGCATGACCCGCCTGGTCGAGGACCTGCTGCTGCTGGCGCGACTCGACGAGGGCACCGAACTCGTGCACGGCACCGTCGACCTCTCACAACTGGCCGTGGAGGCTCTCGCCGACGCTCAGCCGACCGGCCCCGATCACATCTGGAAGCTGGAGGCGCCGGAAGAGCCGGTGACCGTCCCTGGTGACACGGGACGGCTGCACCAGGTCGTGGCGAACCTGCTCGCCAACGCCCGCACCCACACGCCTGCCGGCACCACCATCACCCTGACCGTCGCAGCCGTAGACGGCGGAGCCGAGTTGCGCGTGCACGACGACGGCCCCGGCATCGACCCCGCGGTGCGCGACGAGCTCTTCGCCCGGTTCGCGCGCGGCGATGTCTCGCGTGCCCGTCAATCGGGCGGAACAGGTCTCGGCCTGGCGATCGCGAAGGCGATCGTCGAAGGACACGGCGGATCGATCTCGGTCGCCAGCGAGCCGGGTGACACGACGTTCACCGTGCACCTGCCCGCCGCCGAGCCAGCGCCTGCAACGCCGCCCGCAGCGCCGGCTCAGTAA